A window of the Parabacteroides merdae ATCC 43184 genome harbors these coding sequences:
- the tpiA gene encoding triose-phosphate isomerase yields the protein MRKNIVAGNWKMNTTLPEGLALAKGLDEALKGKTPNCDVIIGTPFTHLASVAAAIDTNKIGVAAENCADKEKGAYTGEVSAAMVASTGAKYVILGHSERRAYYHETPEILKTKVELALANGLTPIFCIGEVLEEREAGKHFEVVDAQIKGSLFDLSAEDFAKIVLAYEPVWAIGTGKTATSDQAEEIHAHIRATLAAKYGQEIADNCTILYGGSCNASNAKELFAKPNVDGGLIGGASLAVDKFMPIIEAFN from the coding sequence ATGAGAAAGAATATTGTTGCAGGAAACTGGAAGATGAACACTACCCTTCCTGAAGGTCTTGCTTTGGCAAAAGGCTTGGATGAAGCTCTTAAAGGTAAAACTCCTAACTGTGATGTGATCATCGGTACTCCGTTCACTCACTTGGCAAGCGTTGCTGCTGCTATCGACACGAACAAGATCGGTGTTGCTGCTGAAAACTGCGCAGACAAGGAGAAAGGCGCTTACACTGGCGAAGTTTCTGCTGCTATGGTTGCTTCTACAGGTGCAAAATATGTGATCCTGGGCCACTCCGAAAGACGTGCTTACTATCACGAAACTCCGGAAATCCTGAAAACAAAGGTTGAATTGGCTTTGGCCAACGGTCTGACTCCGATCTTCTGTATCGGTGAAGTGCTGGAAGAAAGAGAAGCCGGCAAGCATTTCGAAGTGGTAGATGCTCAGATCAAGGGCTCTTTGTTCGACCTGTCTGCTGAAGACTTCGCTAAGATCGTTCTGGCTTATGAACCGGTTTGGGCTATCGGTACAGGTAAAACCGCTACATCCGACCAGGCAGAAGAAATTCACGCTCATATCCGTGCTACTCTGGCTGCTAAATATGGTCAGGAAATCGCCGATAACTGCACGATCCTTTACGGTGGCAGCTGTAACGCAAGCAACGCTAAGGAACTGTTTGCTAAACCGAACGTAGACGGTGGCCTGATCGGCGGCGCTTCTTTGGCTGTCGATAAGTTCATGCCTATCATCGAAGCGTTTAATTAA
- a CDS encoding SPOR domain-containing protein: MKYILSLCILLGASALSAQTDGGGQVEDIIDALQERVPGKGTVTVRGSDALRNMLGKRLHGEGVEKTDSAAFLKIQGYRTQVFSGNNQRKSKDEAFRKEKEIKELFPDVSTYVTYNAPFWRLRIGDFRSHEEAYHMQRLLMDAFPAYRKEMYIVREEVKIPLN, encoded by the coding sequence ATGAAATATATCTTGTCTTTATGTATATTGCTTGGTGCATCTGCTTTGTCCGCTCAGACGGATGGCGGTGGACAGGTGGAAGACATCATTGACGCCTTGCAGGAAAGAGTTCCCGGAAAGGGGACTGTTACGGTGCGCGGGTCGGATGCTCTCCGTAACATGCTCGGCAAACGGCTGCATGGTGAGGGGGTCGAAAAGACTGATAGCGCGGCCTTTCTGAAAATACAAGGCTATCGTACACAAGTGTTCTCCGGTAATAACCAGCGTAAATCCAAAGATGAGGCTTTCCGGAAAGAAAAAGAAATTAAGGAACTTTTCCCTGATGTCTCGACTTATGTGACGTACAATGCTCCGTTCTGGCGTCTGCGTATCGGTGATTTCCGTTCGCATGAAGAGGCTTATCACATGCAACGTCTTCTGATGGATGCATTCCCGGCCTATAGGAAAGAGATGTATATCGTTAGGGAAGAAGTCAAAATCCCATTGAATTGA
- the folE gene encoding GTP cyclohydrolase I FolE, with protein MSEEVNEKTLLAREELAGHYKSIINLLGEDVDREGLLKTPERVAKAMQFLTKGYHEDPAAVLRGAMFKEEDYKQMVIVKDIDFFSLCEHHMLPFFGKAHVAYIPKKYITGLSKIPRVVDIFARRLQIQERLTMQIKDCIQETLDPLGVMVVIEAQHMCMQMRGVEKQNSLTTTSDFTGFFQQAKTREEFMNLIKHNR; from the coding sequence ATGAGTGAAGAAGTAAACGAGAAGACTTTGCTGGCCCGCGAAGAGCTGGCCGGCCATTATAAAAGTATTATCAATCTGCTTGGTGAAGATGTAGACCGCGAAGGTCTGTTGAAAACGCCCGAACGTGTAGCCAAAGCCATGCAGTTCCTGACCAAAGGATATCATGAAGATCCGGCAGCCGTGCTTCGTGGCGCCATGTTCAAGGAAGAGGACTACAAGCAGATGGTGATTGTAAAGGATATCGATTTCTTTTCTCTTTGTGAGCATCACATGTTGCCCTTCTTCGGGAAGGCCCATGTCGCTTATATCCCTAAAAAATATATTACGGGGTTGAGCAAGATTCCCCGTGTCGTGGATATCTTCGCCCGCCGTCTTCAGATTCAGGAGCGATTGACCATGCAGATCAAAGACTGCATTCAGGAAACGCTCGATCCGTTAGGCGTGATGGTCGTGATCGAGGCACAACATATGTGCATGCAGATGCGTGGTGTCGAGAAGCAAAACTCCTTGACTACAACCTCCGACTTCACCGGATTCTTCCAGCAGGCCAAAACGCGCGAAGAATTTATGAATCTGATCAAACATAACCGGTAA
- a CDS encoding DUF349 domain-containing protein, giving the protein MKDTHEANLPTEENGKLEETKAPETTPENTAEEVVTNETTDAEVAAEETSEAEVKTDEVAAGEETVATTGKLSKEEILEKLTGLVGAAADATRNEVEALKQAYYKIHRSEVDELKKAFLTAGGEEKDFVAPEDETESKIKELLNVYKEKRAAILAEEERVKAANYALKLQLIDQLKALIESQEDFNKLYNDFKDIQQRWKEVKAVPQEHVSELWKNYQTYSEMFYDIIKINNQFRDYDFKKNLEMKTALCETVEKLQTEPDVISAFHQLQKLHQQWREIGPVAKELREDLWSRFKAASTIINKRHQEHFEGLKAKEQENLEAKTAICEQIENIDFPALKSFKDWEEKNKEVIALQDKWKTIGFAPKKSNVKIFERFRAACDVYFNRKSEFYKNIKDEMEKNLALKKALCEKAEALKDSTDWKSTTEKMIALQKEWKTIGSVARKHSDAVWKRFITACDYFFEQKNKNVSSQKSVEQTNLAAKKTLIEKINTIDEADHDEALATLKGYMTEWNAIGHVPFKEKDKIYKEYHEAVDKQFDRLKVDQNDRKMQTFRNSLSDMSNGERGKGKLYGEREKLMRMYERMKNELQTYENNIGFLSISSKGGGGLLKEMERKIDKLKDEMALIIKKIDAIDENLE; this is encoded by the coding sequence ATGAAGGACACTCACGAAGCTAATTTGCCAACTGAAGAAAACGGCAAATTGGAAGAAACTAAGGCTCCGGAAACAACACCGGAAAACACGGCGGAGGAAGTTGTAACAAACGAAACAACGGACGCTGAAGTTGCAGCAGAAGAAACATCTGAAGCAGAAGTCAAAACAGACGAAGTTGCGGCAGGTGAAGAAACCGTTGCGACTACGGGAAAATTGTCGAAAGAAGAAATTCTGGAGAAACTGACCGGTTTGGTAGGAGCGGCGGCAGACGCGACACGCAACGAGGTGGAAGCACTCAAACAGGCTTATTACAAAATCCACCGGAGCGAAGTGGACGAATTGAAGAAAGCATTCCTCACAGCCGGTGGTGAAGAAAAGGATTTTGTCGCTCCCGAAGACGAAACCGAAAGCAAGATCAAAGAACTGCTCAACGTCTACAAAGAAAAACGGGCTGCCATCCTTGCCGAGGAAGAACGGGTTAAAGCGGCCAATTATGCCTTGAAACTCCAACTGATCGACCAGCTGAAAGCATTGATCGAAAGCCAGGAAGATTTCAACAAATTATATAATGATTTCAAGGACATCCAGCAAAGATGGAAAGAAGTGAAAGCCGTTCCGCAGGAACACGTCAGCGAACTGTGGAAGAACTACCAAACATACAGCGAGATGTTCTATGATATCATCAAAATAAACAACCAGTTCCGCGACTACGATTTCAAGAAGAATCTGGAAATGAAAACGGCTCTTTGCGAAACCGTCGAGAAACTGCAAACGGAACCGGATGTCATATCCGCTTTCCATCAGCTTCAGAAACTACACCAGCAATGGCGCGAAATCGGTCCGGTAGCGAAAGAACTGCGCGAAGACCTCTGGTCCCGCTTCAAAGCCGCTTCCACAATCATCAACAAACGCCATCAGGAGCATTTCGAAGGATTGAAAGCGAAGGAACAGGAAAACCTGGAAGCCAAGACAGCCATTTGCGAACAGATAGAAAACATCGATTTCCCGGCTTTGAAATCATTCAAAGATTGGGAAGAAAAAAATAAGGAAGTAATTGCCTTGCAGGACAAATGGAAAACGATCGGCTTCGCCCCGAAGAAATCGAACGTGAAGATATTCGAACGTTTCCGCGCAGCCTGCGACGTTTATTTCAACCGCAAAAGCGAATTCTACAAGAATATAAAGGACGAGATGGAAAAGAATCTCGCACTGAAAAAAGCCTTGTGTGAAAAAGCCGAAGCATTGAAAGACAGTACGGACTGGAAGAGCACAACCGAAAAGATGATCGCCTTGCAAAAAGAATGGAAGACGATCGGATCGGTAGCCCGCAAACATTCCGATGCCGTCTGGAAGCGCTTCATCACGGCTTGCGACTATTTCTTCGAACAGAAGAACAAGAATGTATCTTCCCAAAAGAGCGTGGAGCAAACGAATTTAGCTGCTAAAAAGACTTTGATCGAAAAGATCAACACAATCGACGAAGCCGACCATGACGAAGCACTTGCTACCTTGAAAGGATATATGACAGAATGGAACGCTATCGGCCATGTCCCTTTTAAAGAAAAAGACAAGATTTACAAGGAATATCACGAAGCTGTCGACAAACAGTTCGACCGTCTTAAAGTCGACCAGAACGACCGCAAGATGCAGACTTTCCGCAATAGTCTCAGCGATATGAGCAACGGCGAACGGGGGAAAGGGAAACTTTACGGAGAACGGGAAAAACTGATGCGCATGTACGAACGGATGAAGAACGAACTTCAAACTTACGAAAACAACATCGGGTTCCTAAGCATCTCTTCCAAAGGCGGCGGCGGCTTGCTCAAAGAGATGGAACGCAAGATCGACAAGCTAAAAGACGAAATGGCACTCATCATTAAAAAGATAGATGCCATCGACGAGAACCTCGAATAA
- a CDS encoding sodium ion-translocating decarboxylase subunit beta has product MNEIFQNLYEMTAFSNIIAEPQFLIMYAIAFILLYLGIKKQYEPLLLVPIAFGVLLANFPGGDMGVIQADENGMINVHGVMKNIWEMPLHDIAHELGLMNFIYYMLIKTGFLPPIIFMGVGALTDFGPMLRNLRLSIFGAAAQLGIFTVLLVAILMGFTPKEAASLGIIGGADGPTAIFTTIKLAPHLLGPIAIAAYSYMALVPVIIPLVVKLLCSKKELSINMKEQEKKYPSTTEIKNLRVLKIIFPIVVTTVVALFVPSAVPLIGMLMFGNLVKEIGTNTFRLFDAASNSIMNAATIFLGLSVGATMTAEAFLNFTTIGIVIGGFLAFALSIAGGIFFVKLFNLFTKKKINPLIGATGLSAVPMASRVANEIALKYDPKNHVLQYCMASNISGVIGSAVAAGVLISFLG; this is encoded by the coding sequence ATGAATGAAATATTTCAAAATCTATATGAGATGACTGCGTTCAGCAACATCATTGCTGAACCGCAGTTTCTGATCATGTATGCCATTGCGTTCATACTGCTTTATTTGGGTATCAAAAAACAGTATGAACCGCTGCTGCTCGTACCGATCGCATTCGGCGTGTTGCTTGCCAACTTCCCCGGAGGCGATATGGGGGTGATACAGGCCGACGAAAACGGCATGATCAACGTGCACGGAGTGATGAAGAACATTTGGGAGATGCCGCTCCATGACATCGCGCATGAGTTGGGGCTGATGAACTTCATTTACTACATGCTGATCAAGACTGGGTTCCTTCCTCCTATCATCTTTATGGGTGTAGGGGCGTTGACAGATTTCGGGCCGATGCTGCGCAACCTGCGTCTGTCCATATTCGGGGCGGCGGCACAGCTGGGTATTTTCACCGTGCTGCTGGTAGCCATCCTGATGGGATTCACGCCTAAAGAAGCAGCTTCTTTAGGAATTATCGGAGGAGCGGACGGACCGACTGCCATCTTCACGACCATCAAACTGGCCCCCCATCTGTTAGGACCGATAGCGATTGCCGCTTATTCCTATATGGCGCTGGTTCCGGTTATCATCCCACTGGTAGTCAAGCTACTTTGTTCAAAGAAAGAGCTATCCATCAATATGAAGGAACAGGAAAAGAAATACCCGTCCACCACGGAAATCAAAAATTTGCGTGTCTTGAAGATCATCTTCCCAATCGTAGTGACGACGGTAGTGGCCCTGTTCGTGCCGAGTGCAGTGCCATTAATCGGTATGCTGATGTTCGGTAACCTGGTCAAAGAGATCGGAACCAATACATTCCGCCTGTTCGATGCAGCATCGAACAGCATCATGAATGCAGCGACCATCTTTTTAGGATTATCGGTCGGCGCGACCATGACAGCCGAGGCGTTCCTGAACTTCACGACAATCGGTATCGTAATCGGAGGCTTCCTTGCATTCGCCCTTTCCATAGCGGGCGGCATCTTCTTCGTCAAACTGTTCAACCTCTTCACAAAGAAGAAAATCAACCCGCTGATCGGAGCAACCGGACTGAGCGCCGTACCGATGGCATCCCGCGTGGCAAATGAGATAGCATTGAAATACGACCCCAAGAACCATGTGCTTCAATATTGCATGGCCAGCAACATCTCCGGCGTTATCGGTTCTGCCGTAGCCGCAGGCGTATTGATCTCGTTCTTAGGATAA